The following nucleotide sequence is from Candidatus Cloacimonadota bacterium.
GCTTTTTCTTTTATTACTTCCCGAAACTTGTTTTCGGGAGAACTTGTCCTTGCCGACAAGTTTGTTCAGACAAAGAAGATGATACTGATGAAATAGTCCTTCGGAATTTCACGGGACAGGTTCTGATGAAATAGTAGTGTAAAAACCTTGCGGATGGTCATTCGACCTCCGCAATGGTTATTTTCAGCCATTCGCAAAGTGTTATAACTTGCGACCTCCGCAATGGTTTTTTTCAACCATTCGCAAGGTCTCATAAATTCGACCATTACGAAGGTTTCATTTACGGCTTTCGCTTTAACTTCGGAATGTACACAGTTCTTCCGAATGTTGAAGAAGAAAAGGGATTCAAGAAATTCTGATTCTTAGATCTTAAATCTTCAATCGTAAATAACCCCTCTGCCTGCCGGCATCTCCCCTTAACAAGGGAGAAATAAGGAATCTGATAATTAAATAAATCTTCAATCGTAAATAACCCCTCTGCCTGCCGGCATCTCCCCTTAACAAGGGAGAAATAAGGAATCTGATAATTAAATAAATCTTAAATCTAAAATCGTAAATAACCCCTCTGCCTGCCGGCATCTCCCCTTAACAAGGGAGAAATAAGGAATCTGATAAATAAGTAAATCTTCAATCGTAAATAACCCCTCTGCCTGCCGGCATCTCCCCTTAACAAGGGAGAAATAAGGAATCTGATAAATAAGTAAATCTTCAATCGTAAATCTTAAATCGTAAATCTTCAATCTAAAACCCCTCTTCGAAACTTCGTTTCTCTTCTCCCCTTACAAAGGGGAGCTTTTTCAATCGGAAGTTTTTTTTAGTAAAAAAAAATGTTGCCTAAATATCTTTAAATATCAAAGAATCATCTACGAAATTAATATTTATAATTGGAGGAGAAATGGCTCGGATCCCAAGTGTGAAAGAGGTAGATTTAAAAGGTAAAAAAGTATTGATAAGAATCGATCATAACGTAGTTAAAAAAGGAAAGATAAAAGACACCTATCGCATTGATGCATCTTTGCCAACCATAAAATTTGTTCTAAAAAAAGGTGGTAAACCGATCCTGATGAGCCATGTAGGCAGACCAAAAAATAAAAATACAGGTGAGATTATAGTTTCCGAAGCAACTTCGGTAAAACCAATCGTGGAATATCTTAACAAAAAAATAGGAAAAACCTTTAAAGTAGCTTTGAATGATAAACCCGATTTTAAAGATAAAACTGCTATTGAAAAATTGAAGGAAGGTGAGATCGATGGTGTTTATCTTCCCAATACTCGCTGGTTTGCTGGAGAAGAAGCAAAAGATGAAAAAGCTGAAGGTTTTGCTAAAGAGTTGGCAGATTTAGCTGATGTTTTTGTGAATGATGCTTTCGGCAGTTGGCAACCGCACGCATCTACATTTCTTGTAACAAAATATCTTCCTTCTTTCGCAGGATTATTGATGATAAAAGAGATCGATAATCTGGCAAAAGTACTGGATGCGAAACGACCATTTGTGGCGGTTGTTGCTGGCTCCAAATTCGATACGAAAATCGGCCCTTTGACTGCACTTCTGACAAAAGCAGATCATCTTATTATTGGCGGAGTTATTTATAACGCTTATCTTTGTGCGAAATATGATATTAGAATCGAAGGAATTTCGGAGGAAGATATTCAATCAGCCCAAAGCTTTATCGATTCAACCAGAGAATTTTCTCATAAAATTCTGGAAATTCCGTTAGTTCTTGAATCTGATATTTTAGAAAAAAATGATCACGGGAAAACACGTATCAGGAAAATCGCAGATTTCCAACCTGGAATGAAATTAAATT
It contains:
- a CDS encoding phosphoglycerate kinase; this encodes MARIPSVKEVDLKGKKVLIRIDHNVVKKGKIKDTYRIDASLPTIKFVLKKGGKPILMSHVGRPKNKNTGEIIVSEATSVKPIVEYLNKKIGKTFKVALNDKPDFKDKTAIEKLKEGEIDGVYLPNTRWFAGEEAKDEKAEGFAKELADLADVFVNDAFGSWQPHASTFLVTKYLPSFAGLLMIKEIDNLAKVLDAKRPFVAVVAGSKFDTKIGPLTALLTKADHLIIGGVIYNAYLCAKYDIRIEGISEEDIQSAQSFIDSTREFSHKILEIPLVLESDILEKNDHGKTRIRKIADFQPGMKLNYILDAAPQAFETEEIKKIFADAETFFVNAVMGFTPNFSAGSKALYSLINENRKANKLFGGGDTLQDFKLLLPQIHSAALDDDKYYFFTGGGTILKAIQEGTAFGLEPVKALIEK